One Spiroplasma endosymbiont of Dioctria linearis DNA segment encodes these proteins:
- a CDS encoding transposase family protein, with translation MAISNHKRNTSLDLIKRKYRSDKYLKKIGTEGTWFKNIYINGAKKKHLFSLVYDFYSNEISSYSVGNSENITVTLEMKESLIRKMILGWIKKIFIHSDLSSALISKEIEKFCNQNNILRSNSVSWFKGNQSLEQIYRWLKKYFN, from the coding sequence ATGGCAATAAGTAATCATAAAAGAAATACATCGTTAGATCTTATAAAAAGAAAATATAGATCTGATAAATATTTAAAAAAAATTGGAACTGAAGGTACCTGATTTAAAAATATTTATATTAATGGAGCTAAAAAGAAACACTTATTTTCACTTGTCTATGACTTTTACTCTAATGAAATTAGCTCATATTCAGTTGGCAACTCTGAAAATATAACAGTAACTCTTGAAATGAAAGAAAGTTTAATAAGAAAAATGATTTTAGGTTGAATAAAGAAAATTTTTATACATAGTGATTTATCATCTGCACTTATCAGTAAAGAAATAGAAAAATTTTGTAATCAGAATAATATACTTAGGTCAAATTCAGTCTCATGATTTAAAGGAAATCAATCTCTAGAACAAATATATAGATGACTCAAAAAGTATTTTAATTAA
- a CDS encoding lipoprotein: MKKLLSLLGTVSLVATSSATVIACGDKTVTPPIIEDNSQLIKELETETNEIFKKHLENNVYKNLIGLPEMEVNNKFLTKNKIKQYQGKTVGEIDPYDLQQLEIDMKKILDINELTKSLNQLKNVNKYKILLNDVDSLIKNVIFDWESLVIKTYEKEGIYLGNVIVDYKIEVQYKGVKDIETFNISDNFKYTSTNNEALKKGSDDFYQNIARDYFSSDKASDKKHTNLKWNDIKDLKDESDGYGTYETEFKKYYQENAKSNGFETSMTNFIKDNYFSEISSTLPLSFEGDLIYRSSDMTKYSLFNSINTVKSYNDSNSIKLDYKNDEGKILLNTVFRNDPNKSETQQALVNSYFTNDNYKIWEEQYKLAKENFLKELSIDKGSSIVDSNEFKSSLALGYVNLTGLSINLADGSYIHELPDFRIAVNYLIDVEQSNSKILDNLAKFSVNSLKAWHKTMGVSYDYKYPEYNSAQDFLMVIKSSKLTNKFVEKNKTTNWGKNHSYNFYLNFGLSDSFDFTEDRLNMLNQAKLSEDSIYSIGLQKKELSSPTNVWNYTDFDWITEKNGLSLKWNNGTANINNSLMLFDLGFINFYIDLDQITLGSKTLGQKDFIKFI, from the coding sequence ATGAAAAAATTATTAAGCTTATTAGGTACAGTAAGTCTAGTTGCTACAAGTAGTGCAACTGTAATAGCATGTGGGGATAAAACAGTTACTCCCCCAATTATTGAAGACAATAGTCAATTAATTAAAGAGTTAGAAACTGAAACTAATGAAATTTTTAAAAAGCACTTAGAGAATAATGTTTATAAAAATTTAATTGGCTTACCAGAAATGGAAGTAAATAATAAGTTTTTAACTAAAAATAAAATTAAGCAGTACCAAGGTAAAACAGTAGGAGAAATTGATCCATATGATTTACAACAATTAGAAATAGATATGAAAAAAATTTTAGATATTAATGAATTAACAAAGTCACTAAATCAATTAAAAAATGTAAACAAATATAAAATCCTTTTAAATGATGTTGATAGTTTAATTAAAAATGTAATTTTCGATTGAGAATCATTAGTAATTAAGACTTATGAAAAAGAAGGAATATATTTAGGGAATGTAATTGTTGATTATAAAATTGAAGTTCAATATAAAGGAGTCAAAGATATTGAAACTTTTAATATCAGTGATAATTTTAAGTATACTTCAACTAATAATGAAGCTTTGAAAAAAGGAAGTGATGACTTTTATCAAAATATTGCTAGAGATTACTTTTCATCTGATAAGGCCAGTGATAAAAAACATACAAATTTAAAATGAAATGATATTAAAGATTTAAAAGATGAATCAGATGGTTATGGAACCTATGAAACTGAGTTTAAAAAATATTATCAAGAGAATGCTAAGTCAAATGGTTTTGAAACTTCAATGACAAATTTTATTAAAGATAATTATTTTAGTGAAATAAGTAGTACATTGCCGCTTTCTTTTGAAGGAGATTTGATTTACAGATCATCTGACATGACTAAATACTCGCTGTTTAATTCAATAAATACCGTAAAAAGTTATAATGATTCAAATTCAATTAAATTAGATTATAAAAATGATGAGGGAAAAATATTGCTAAATACTGTTTTTAGAAATGATCCAAATAAGTCAGAAACTCAACAAGCATTAGTAAATAGTTATTTTACAAATGATAATTATAAAATTTGAGAAGAGCAATATAAACTTGCAAAAGAAAATTTCTTAAAAGAATTATCAATTGATAAAGGATCTTCAATTGTTGATTCAAATGAATTTAAAAGTTCTTTAGCATTAGGTTATGTTAATTTAACTGGTTTATCAATTAATTTAGCAGATGGTAGTTATATTCATGAATTACCAGATTTTAGAATAGCTGTTAATTATTTAATTGATGTTGAACAGTCTAATAGTAAAATATTAGATAACTTAGCTAAATTCTCTGTGAATAGTTTAAAGGCTTGACATAAAACAATGGGAGTATCTTATGATTATAAATATCCAGAATATAATTCTGCTCAGGATTTTTTAATGGTTATTAAAAGTTCAAAACTGACTAATAAATTTGTAGAAAAAAATAAAACAACAAATTGAGGTAAGAATCACTCATATAATTTTTATTTAAATTTTGGTTTAAGCGATTCATTTGATTTTACAGAAGATAGATTAAATATGCTAAATCAAGCTAAACTTTCTGAAGATTCAATATACTCAATAGGATTACAAAAAAAAGAATTATCAAGTCCAACTAATGTATGAAACTATACGGACTTTGATTGAATTACAGAGAAAAATGGTTTGAGCTTAAAATGAAATAATGGAACTGCAAATATAAATAATAGTCTTATGCTTTTTGATTTAGGTTTTATTAATTTCTATATTGATTTAGATCAAATTACATTAGGTTCTAAAACATTAGGTCAAAAGGACTTTATTAAATTCATCTAA
- a CDS encoding ABC transporter permease yields MKKVIPGIWIIKYSFKSIIKERSFIIFNGLYLLFSLLIAIYSVFQKNNSSFLLIFDYYVLLTIFIILFILCLRLAQYFYVVKRDDKTLNIIVTQQLSRAKLFSYQFMAFILLMFFNISITYLLINIINMLFLVQVNLFLLRVTTTYFVYAFISCLFLINFFLLISLFANIQVSTIIATLILASSFISNLPYTFLIQGEENKSITFSYKNANTAMSVNEIYDSYNLKNHVLNKKIKYSNLSFEIYNNFIDNQFETDPNSINNNFNNASSIQKRINFWMDLGVVEEKQQIVELNEPTKIIAVNNNTQLSKWKGDEVNLKFELKYRFLTVEELENKIKANFFSKEKEKIIKEFIEFTNFITKVNNNFQDKFYDLFDVFIFLNEKDNIEKNYIKNATKPQEEKMLLKDKDIVEIYQSYFSFSDNKLRLESSKVSNLIQETLFFPTMLSIRILENYFIRYTNNMVIFENSTVIKNENWTKYIKSRNLYNISFQFNFISNMLQNYTYFGGRSYDHIWFEPESSSKIYFNKQDNLFISQPSYAFKINSENKLDSQTYNNFIAPYYYVIFQAMIAIINYYVAKNKFRKLDLTG; encoded by the coding sequence ATGAAAAAAGTTATACCAGGAATTTGAATAATCAAATATAGTTTTAAATCTATTATAAAGGAGCGATCTTTTATAATATTTAATGGACTATATTTACTATTTTCCTTATTAATAGCAATCTACTCAGTTTTTCAAAAGAATAATAGTAGTTTCTTACTAATTTTTGATTATTATGTTTTATTAACTATATTTATAATATTATTTATTTTATGTTTGCGATTAGCTCAATATTTTTATGTAGTAAAAAGAGATGATAAGACTTTAAATATAATAGTCACTCAGCAGTTATCAAGAGCTAAATTATTTAGTTATCAATTTATGGCATTTATTTTATTAATGTTTTTTAATATATCAATTACGTATTTATTGATAAATATTATTAATATGCTTTTTTTAGTGCAAGTAAATTTATTCTTATTAAGAGTTACAACTACTTATTTTGTTTATGCTTTTATAAGCTGTTTATTTTTAATTAACTTTTTTCTACTAATATCTTTATTTGCAAATATTCAAGTTTCGACTATTATAGCGACTTTAATATTGGCAAGTTCCTTTATTAGTAATTTACCTTATACTTTTTTAATCCAAGGTGAAGAAAATAAGAGCATAACTTTTTCTTATAAAAATGCAAATACCGCTATGTCAGTTAATGAGATATATGATTCTTATAATCTTAAAAATCACGTATTAAATAAAAAAATTAAATATTCTAATTTGAGTTTTGAAATATATAACAATTTTATAGATAATCAATTTGAAACAGATCCTAATTCAATAAATAATAATTTTAATAATGCTTCTAGTATTCAAAAAAGAATTAATTTTTGAATGGATTTGGGAGTTGTAGAAGAAAAGCAACAGATAGTAGAATTAAATGAACCTACAAAAATTATTGCAGTAAATAATAATACACAATTATCAAAATGAAAAGGTGATGAAGTTAATTTAAAGTTTGAATTAAAGTATAGATTCTTAACAGTTGAGGAGTTAGAAAATAAAATTAAAGCAAATTTTTTTAGTAAAGAAAAGGAAAAAATTATTAAAGAGTTTATTGAATTTACAAATTTTATAACAAAAGTTAATAATAATTTTCAAGATAAGTTTTATGATTTATTTGATGTATTTATTTTTCTTAATGAGAAAGATAATATTGAAAAAAACTACATAAAAAATGCTACAAAACCACAGGAAGAAAAGATGTTATTAAAAGATAAAGACATAGTAGAAATTTACCAAAGTTATTTCTCATTTTCTGATAATAAATTAAGATTAGAAAGTTCTAAAGTAAGTAATTTAATACAAGAAACACTATTTTTCCCTACAATGTTAAGTATTAGGATTTTGGAAAACTATTTTATACGTTATACAAATAATATGGTTATTTTTGAAAATAGCACTGTAATTAAAAATGAAAATTGAACAAAATATATTAAATCGAGAAATTTATATAATATTTCATTTCAGTTTAATTTTATTTCCAATATGTTGCAAAATTATACATATTTTGGGGGGAGAAGCTATGATCATATATGATTTGAACCAGAGAGTTCAAGTAAAATATATTTTAATAAGCAAGATAACTTGTTTATTTCTCAACCATCTTATGCATTTAAAATTAATTCAGAAAATAAATTAGACTCTCAAACATATAATAATTTCATTGCACCTTATTATTATGTAATTTTTCAAGCCATGATTGCTATTATTAATTATTATGTTGCTAAAAATAAATTTAGAAAGTTAGATTTAACAGGATAA
- a CDS encoding ABC transporter ATP-binding protein, producing the protein MEQIIKFENYTKKFKKKVIGPLNCSIQKGRITALLGSSGSGKTVVINSLLGIIKEFKGDIKIENISRKKRKYFLVNNKIGYYTQMDFSLYVVSAYKFLLDMCIMMGLTKVISRKRIEYWMKYFDIWESRNKPIKSFSWGMKNRMNLILCFIKEPEILILDEPGANLDSYWRNKIKILLMDAKKDGKTIIVTVHNIDEIADIIDDFIIIDNGQNIFNGSAEKLNVYSKYKVYISEQFEVQNFRNFLSTNNIKSFKYDEIENSLVVAIENFKQLNFLFLYLIKNNLPLKNLLKLPINMEAIYKALEN; encoded by the coding sequence ATGGAACAAATAATAAAATTTGAAAATTATACAAAAAAATTTAAAAAGAAAGTTATTGGCCCTTTGAATTGTTCAATTCAAAAAGGGAGAATAACAGCTTTGCTTGGAAGTAGTGGGAGTGGTAAAACAGTTGTAATCAATTCACTATTAGGAATAATCAAGGAATTTAAAGGAGATATTAAAATTGAAAATATATCTAGAAAAAAAAGAAAATACTTTTTAGTAAATAATAAAATAGGCTATTATACTCAGATGGATTTTTCCTTATATGTTGTAAGTGCCTATAAATTTTTACTGGATATGTGTATAATGATGGGTCTAACTAAAGTTATTTCAAGAAAAAGAATTGAATATTGAATGAAATATTTTGATATTTGAGAGTCAAGAAATAAACCAATTAAAAGTTTTTCATGAGGAATGAAAAATAGAATGAATTTAATATTGTGCTTTATTAAAGAACCAGAAATTCTTATTCTTGATGAACCTGGAGCTAATTTAGATTCGTATTGAAGAAATAAAATTAAAATATTATTAATGGATGCAAAAAAAGATGGCAAAACAATAATAGTTACTGTTCATAATATTGATGAAATAGCAGATATTATTGATGATTTTATAATTATTGATAATGGGCAAAACATTTTTAATGGTTCAGCTGAAAAACTAAATGTTTATTCAAAATATAAAGTATATATAAGTGAACAATTTGAAGTACAAAATTTTAGAAATTTTTTATCAACTAATAATATAAAATCCTTTAAATATGATGAAATTGAAAACTCCTTAGTAGTCGCAATTGAAAATTTTAAGCAATTAAACTTCTTATTTTTATATTTAATTAAAAATAATTTGCCCTTAAAAAACTTGCTTAAATTGCCAATTAATATGGAAGCTATTTATAAAGCTTTGGAAAATTAA